One Phaseolus vulgaris cultivar G19833 chromosome 2, P. vulgaris v2.0, whole genome shotgun sequence DNA window includes the following coding sequences:
- the LOC137809042 gene encoding uncharacterized protein: MENRIATRVNLVRRGVVVENPVCCLCGKVDESSSHLFAVCDFAWRVWSLCFEWLGVSFVIHLDPMQNFIQFRLSQASVSVNDVWGAIWVGIVSEIWKHRNSVVFNGGVVDVLEVFASAEVKVWSWIAAKYRKVYFSYLCWVLDPLACIRLIR; this comes from the coding sequence ATGGAAAATAGGATTGCAACTAGGGTTAATTTGGTAAGGCGTGGGGTGGTGGTTGAAAACCCTGTGTGCTGCTTGTGTGGGAAGGTCGACGAGTCGTCTAGTCACTTGTTCGCCGTTTGTGACTTTGCTTGGAGGGTTTGGAGTCTTTGCTTTGAGTGGCTTGGAGTGTCGTTCGTAATCCATTTGGATCCTATGCAAAATTTTATCCAATTCAGGTTGAGTCAGGCATCTGTTTCGGTTAATGATGTTTGGGGGGCAATTTGGGTTGGAattgtgagtgaaatttggaagcATAGGAACTCGGTCGTTTTTAATGGAGGAGTGGTAGATGTGTTAGAAGTTTTTGCCTCGGCGGAAGTAAAGGTGTGGTCTTGGATTGCTGCAAAGTACCGCAAAGTTTATTTTTCCTACCTCTGTTGGGTTCTGGATCCTTTGGCCTGTATACGGCTGATTCGGTAA